In one window of Brassica rapa cultivar Chiifu-401-42 chromosome A07, CAAS_Brap_v3.01, whole genome shotgun sequence DNA:
- the LOC103845992 gene encoding isocitrate dehydrogenase [NAD] regulatory subunit 2, mitochondrial isoform X2: MSRRQSLSLLKNLGRLTTGSQTQTRSVTYMPRPGDGKPRPVTLIPGDGVGPLVTNAVEQVMEAMHAPVYFEPFDVHGDMKSLPEGLLESIKKNKVCLKGGLKTPVGGGVSSLNVNLRKELDLFASLVNCFNLPGLESRHENVDIVVIRENTEGEYAGLEHEVVPGVVESLKFCSERIAKYAFEYAYLNNRKKVTAVHKANIMKLADGLFLESCQEVAKKYPSIAYNEIIVDNCCMQLVARPEQFDVMVTPNLYGNLVANTAAGIAGGTGVMPGGNVGAEYAVFEQGASAGNVGKDTTEEQKNANPVALLLSSAMMLRHLQFPSFADRLETAVKRVIAEGKCRTEDLGGKSTTQEVVDAVISKLD, from the exons ATGTCTCGCCGCCAATCTCTCTCCCTACTGAAGAATCTCGGTAGATTAACCACCGGGTCCCAAACCCAGACCCGATCCGTGACTTACATGCCCAGACCCGGTGACGGGAAGCCACGACCCGTGACGTTGATCCCCGGAGACGGAGTAGGTCCTCTGGTGACAAACGCGGTGGAGCAGGTGATGGAGGCGATGCACGCTCCCGTCTACTTCGAGCCCTTCGACGTTCACGGAGACATGAAGAGTTTGCCGGAGGGGTTGCTGGAGTCGATCAAGAAGAACAAGGTTTGTCTGAAAGGAGGGCTCAAGACTCCCGTCGGTGGAGGTGTGAGCTCGCTGAATGTTAACTTGAGGAAGGAGCTTGATCTGTTTGCTTCTTTGGTCAACTGTTTCAATTTGCCTGGGTTAGAGTCTCGGCATGAGAACGTTGATATAGTGGTGATTAGGGAGAACACTGAAGGTGAGTATGCAGGGCTTGAGCATGAAGTTGTTCCTGGTGTTGTTGAGAGCCTTAAG TTTTGTTCCGAGCGTATTGCAAAGTATGCGTTCGAGTACGCCTACTTGAACAACAGGAAGAAAGTTACAGCAGTGCACAAGGCCAACATCATGAAACTCGCTGATGGTTTGTTCTTGGAATCTTGTCAAGAGGTTGCTAAGAAGTATCCAAGCATCGCCTACAATGAGATCATTGTTGATAACTGCTGTATGCAACTTGTAGCTAGACCAGAGCAATTTGACGTCATG GTGACACCCAATCTCTATGGTAATCTAGTTGCAAACACTGCTGCTGGTATTGCTGGAGGCACTGGAGTCATGCCTGGAG GAAATGTTGGAGCGGAGTATGCAGTGTTTGAGCAAGGAGCATCAGCAGGGAACGTGGGGAAGGACACGACGGAAGAGCAGAAGAATGCAAACCCTGTGGCGTTGCTGCTCTCATCAGCCATGATGCTTAGGCATCTTCAGTTCCCTTCTTTTGCTGATAGGCTTGAAACCGCGGTGAAGCGTGTCATCGCTGAAGGAAAATGCAGGACTGAAGATCTTGGCGGAAAGAGTACAACTCAAGAGGTCGTTGATGCCGTCATTTCAAAATTGGATTGA
- the LOC103845992 gene encoding isocitrate dehydrogenase [NAD] regulatory subunit 2, mitochondrial isoform X1: MSRRQSLSLLKNLGRLTTGSQTQTRSVTYMPRPGDGKPRPVTLIPGDGVGPLVTNAVEQVMEAMHAPVYFEPFDVHGDMKSLPEGLLESIKKNKVCLKGGLKTPVGGGVSSLNVNLRKELDLFASLVNCFNLPGLESRHENVDIVVIRENTEGEYAGLEHEVVPGVVESLKVITKFCSERIAKYAFEYAYLNNRKKVTAVHKANIMKLADGLFLESCQEVAKKYPSIAYNEIIVDNCCMQLVARPEQFDVMVTPNLYGNLVANTAAGIAGGTGVMPGGNVGAEYAVFEQGASAGNVGKDTTEEQKNANPVALLLSSAMMLRHLQFPSFADRLETAVKRVIAEGKCRTEDLGGKSTTQEVVDAVISKLD, encoded by the exons ATGTCTCGCCGCCAATCTCTCTCCCTACTGAAGAATCTCGGTAGATTAACCACCGGGTCCCAAACCCAGACCCGATCCGTGACTTACATGCCCAGACCCGGTGACGGGAAGCCACGACCCGTGACGTTGATCCCCGGAGACGGAGTAGGTCCTCTGGTGACAAACGCGGTGGAGCAGGTGATGGAGGCGATGCACGCTCCCGTCTACTTCGAGCCCTTCGACGTTCACGGAGACATGAAGAGTTTGCCGGAGGGGTTGCTGGAGTCGATCAAGAAGAACAAGGTTTGTCTGAAAGGAGGGCTCAAGACTCCCGTCGGTGGAGGTGTGAGCTCGCTGAATGTTAACTTGAGGAAGGAGCTTGATCTGTTTGCTTCTTTGGTCAACTGTTTCAATTTGCCTGGGTTAGAGTCTCGGCATGAGAACGTTGATATAGTGGTGATTAGGGAGAACACTGAAGGTGAGTATGCAGGGCTTGAGCATGAAGTTGTTCCTGGTGTTGTTGAGAGCCTTAAG GTGATTACAAAGTTTTGTTCCGAGCGTATTGCAAAGTATGCGTTCGAGTACGCCTACTTGAACAACAGGAAGAAAGTTACAGCAGTGCACAAGGCCAACATCATGAAACTCGCTGATGGTTTGTTCTTGGAATCTTGTCAAGAGGTTGCTAAGAAGTATCCAAGCATCGCCTACAATGAGATCATTGTTGATAACTGCTGTATGCAACTTGTAGCTAGACCAGAGCAATTTGACGTCATG GTGACACCCAATCTCTATGGTAATCTAGTTGCAAACACTGCTGCTGGTATTGCTGGAGGCACTGGAGTCATGCCTGGAG GAAATGTTGGAGCGGAGTATGCAGTGTTTGAGCAAGGAGCATCAGCAGGGAACGTGGGGAAGGACACGACGGAAGAGCAGAAGAATGCAAACCCTGTGGCGTTGCTGCTCTCATCAGCCATGATGCTTAGGCATCTTCAGTTCCCTTCTTTTGCTGATAGGCTTGAAACCGCGGTGAAGCGTGTCATCGCTGAAGGAAAATGCAGGACTGAAGATCTTGGCGGAAAGAGTACAACTCAAGAGGTCGTTGATGCCGTCATTTCAAAATTGGATTGA
- the LOC103845993 gene encoding putative glycerol-3-phosphate transporter 5, which yields MQSKIVGGGLPPAFSLFPSLNKTFTFHQILVLIITFLAYASFHASRKPPSIVKSVLGPSVNEDSNSPIDNGWAPFNGTEGTQRLGELDLAFLSSYALGMYFAGHLGDRIDLRLFLVFGMMGSGILTVVFGLGYWMNVHLLGFYMTVQIVCGLFQSIGWPCVVSVVGNWCGKEKRGLIMGVWNSHTSVGNIVGSVVASSVLDSGWGWSFALPGGLVIVSGLVVFMCLVVSPHDLGFEEPGKEIEMSLAAETLVVEEDKEDDDVGLLETVDLGDDDDSLSAIGFLEAWKLPGVAPFAFCLFFSKLVAYTFLYWLPYYLRHQAVAGVYISHKTAGILSTVFDIGGVFGGISAGFISDKIKARALTSVAFLSLSIPVLIMYRVYGSVSMFINIGLMFISGLLVNGPYALITTAVAADLGTQDSIKGNGRALATVTAIIDGTGSVGAALGPLLAGYISSRGWNSVFFMLIVSIFFAGLFLVRLAKAEIKEMSSSGELIASSGP from the exons ATGCAATCCAAGATCGTCGGCGGCGGCTTACCTCCGGCGTTTTCTCTCTTCCCAAGCTTAAACAAAACCTTCACATTCCACCAAATCCTCGTCCTCATCATCACCTTCCTAGCCTACGCTTCGTTCCACGCCTCTCGCAAACCTCCGAGCATCGTCAAGAGCGTCCTCGGACCTTCCGTCAACGAAGATTCAAACTCTCCGATCGACAACGGATGGGCTCCCTTCAACGGAACCGAAGGAACGCAGAGACTCGGCGAGCTCGATCTAGCGTTCCTTTCTTCCTACGCTCTCGGTATGTATTTCGCAGGACATTTAGGAGATAGGATCGATCTGAGGCTGTTTCTCGTGTTTGGGATGATGGGGAGTGGGATCCTCACCGTTGTCTTCGGGTTAGGGTACTGGATGAACGTGCATCTCCTCGGCTTTTACATGACTGTTCAGATCGTTTGTGGGTTGTTTCAATCTATTGGGTGGCCTTGTGTTGTCTCTGTGGTTGGCAACTGGTGTGGGAAGGAGAAGCGTGGGTTGATCATGGGTGTCTGGAACTCTCATACATCTGTTGGGAACATTGTTGGTTCCGTTGTTGCTTCTTCCGTGCTTGATTCCGGATGGGGATGGTCTTTTGCTTTGCCTGGTGGGTTGGTGATTGTGTCTGGATTGGTTGTGTTTATGTGTCTTGTTGTGAGTCCTCATGATTTGGGGTTTGAAGAGCCTGGGAAGGAGATTGAGATGAGTTTAGCTGCTGAGACTTTAGTGGTGGAGGAGGACAAGGAGGATGATGATGTTGGGCTTCTTGAAACTGTAGATttaggtgatgatgatgattctttGTCAGCTATTGGTTTTCTTGAAGCGTGGAAGTTACCTGGCGTTGCTCCTTTTGCTTTCTGTTTGTTCTTCTCGAAGCTCGTCGCTTACACGTTCCTCTATTGGTTACCATACTACTTAAGGCACCAAG CTGTTGCGGGTGTTTATATCTCCCACAAAACCGCTGGGATTCTCTCGACAGTATTTGACATTGGAGGAGTGTTTGGTGGGATATCAGCAGGTTTCATTTCAGACAAGATCAAAGCCCGTGCACTCACATCAGTCGCGTTCTTGTCGCTATCCATACCTGTCTTGATTATGTACAGAGTCTATGGGAGTGTGTCCATGTTCATCAACATCGGTTTGATGTTTATATCAGGTTTACTAGTAAACGGTCCTTACGCACTCATAACCACAGCAGTTGCAGCTGATCTTGGAACACAGGACTCAATTAAAGGGAACGGCAGGGCGTTGGCGACGGTAACAGCTATTATAGACGGTACTGGTTCGGTTGGGGCGGCTCTGGGACCGTTGCTTGCTGGTTATATATCGAGCAGAGGGTGGAATAGTGTTTTCTTTATGCTTATTGTTTCGATTTTCTTTGCCGGTTTGTTCTTGGTTCGGCTTGCAAAAGCTGAGATTAAAGAGATGAGTAGTTCTGGCGAACTGATAGCGTCTAGTGGTCCTTAA
- the LOC103845994 gene encoding lysM domain-containing GPI-anchored protein 2 — translation METSRYTLPLLLIAFSFLLTLSAQMTGNFKCGEPGDSPSTCRSLVGYSSKQATTYGNIQTLFAVKKLRSILEANNLPLSTPRAQGVNPNQVVRVPIPCSCSNGTGVSNRTPVYTVKKGDTLFFIASEIFGGLVRYQRISDLNKIPDASEIDVGQRFWIPLPCSCDEVNGQDVVHYAHVVKSGSSLGEIASQFGTDNRTLAQLNGISGDAQLLADYPLNVPLRACNTSLREESLDAKMLLPNSSYSITANNCIRCSCQAANNWTLSCEASQLKPSSTWQTCPSPQCEGAESLFVGNTTNTSCGPRSCAYAGYSNQTIFTALSPDPCSGSGGNSSGPPGNYASTFSSSFSFAMVLIQCALICLCLL, via the exons atggAAACTTCCCGTTACACTCTTCCCCTTCTTCTCATCGCCTTCTCCTTCCTCCTCACCCTCTCCGCCCAAATGACCGGAAACTTCAAATGCGGCGAACCAGGTGACTCACCCTCCACGTGTCGCTCCCTCGTCGGTTACTCAAGCAAGCAAGCCACAACCTATGGCAATATCCAAACCCTCTTCGCCGTCAAGAAGCTCCGTTCGATCCTCGAAGCCAACAACCTCCCACTCTCCACCCCACGCGCTCAGGGCGTGAACCCGAACCAGGTCGTACGCGTCCCGATCCCTTGCTCTTGCTCCAACGGAACCGGCGTATCGAACCGGACTCCGGTTTACACCGTCAAGAAGGGAGACACGCTCTTCTTCATCGCATCTGAGATATTCGGAGGGTTGGTTCGGTACCAGAGGATCAGTGACCTGAACAAGATTCCCGACGCAAGCGAGATCGATGTCGGTCAGAGGTTTTGGATACCTTTGCCTTGTAGCTGCGATGAAGTGAACGGTCAAGATGTTGTCCACTATGCACACGTGGTCAAATCCGGAAGCTCCCTCGGTGAGATCGCTTCTCAGTTTGGAACTGACAACAGGACGTTGGCTCAGCTCAATGGGATCTCCGGCGATGCTCAGCTCCTCGCTGACTACCCTCTTAACGTCCCTCTCAGAG CTTGTAACACTTCCTTGAGGGAGGAGTCGTTGGACGCCAAAATGCTTCTACCTAACAGCTCATACTCCATCACTGCAAACAATTGCATCAGGTGTTCTTGTCAAGCTGCAAACAATTGGAC TTTAAGCTGTGAAGCCTCTCAGCTTAAGCCTTCATCGACCTGGCAAACTTGCCCGTCTCCACAATGTGAAGGAGCAGAGAGTTTGTTTGTAGGTAACACGACAAATACCTCTTGCGGACCTCGTTCTTGCGCCTATGCTGGTTACTCCAACCAGACAATCTTCACAGCCCTTTCTCCAGATCCCTGTTCAG GTTCTGGTGGTAATAGTTCTGGACCTCCTGGCAACTATGCTTCAACGTTCAGCTCAAGTTTCAGTTTCGCGATGGTGTTAATTCAGTGTGCTCTGATCTGTCTATGTCTTCTCTAG